In Setaria italica strain Yugu1 chromosome IX, Setaria_italica_v2.0, whole genome shotgun sequence, the genomic stretch TGGCTTCGTCTTGGGAGGCCTTTTAGTTTGCTCACCCATCCCACCTCCTGAACCTGCCGTCTTTAACCCAAGAAGCCCTAGTTGGCGTTCAGACAAGACAACCTTGTCATCCTTAGTCAGTGCCTTCTTCCCATTGTATAATATCAGTGCCCTGAAGAATGCCAGCAGTGTAACAAGCGCAACAAGACCCAGCACTGCCTCCACCATCTTAAAGACAAAACCTGAAAGACAGAAACAGGTTAATGTTGGCAGATGCACCTCGAGCCCAACAAAAATTCACCGTCCAGCATTTATAAACACCCAGATCCTGTTGAACGGATCTAAACATGGGGATTTCTATGGCATTAATGCGTGGCAAACTATGGTATTTCTACAATCACCTGCTGTGCAATGAAACCAAACGACGCATTCTTGGCACTAGGCATTTTCACAAACACCTCGTGTGCAAGCACAGTGCACTGAAGCAACGTTCGGGATTTCCCCAAACGCCCAACCGAGCAGAGAGACGGGAGAACTTACCAGCAACGAAGACAGAGACACCCGCTCTGCCGGCGAACATGACGAGCTGCTCCGCCCTGGAACAGCATCGAGATACGAGAAACCAGGCATCGTTATAGCatggggtttagggtttagatGCAGAGGGAGAAATCGTGGGCATCAGGGCTGTTTGAGCTTACCGGGAGGAAAgggcgaggagggaggaggcggaggcgacgggTAAGACCGCGAGGACGATGAGGACCGGGACGGAGGGGCGGGCGCTGCGGGAGGCGAGAGCGCGGGTGAGGGACGGATTCTGATACACCGAGAACATGTCCCGCGCCTTggcgccgccacctctgccGGGCGAGCCGACGCCGTGCTGGgaccccatccgccgccgccgccgtgacctGCCTGAGGGAGGCGATGCGCGGCGCAGTCAGGCGGAGGGCGTGCCGGCAGCGAGCTAGCTATTTGAAATCGGGAAGCAGCGGAGTTCGAACGCAGGACGGACAGCGTCGGATACAAGGCCGTGTCTTTTGGTTGGCCTACTTTCAGATTTGAACTGGCTGGCATCGGTGATTGCAAATTTGGAGACGCGTTGGTCGGCACTCGGCAGAGAAACTGGGCACTGATCTCAAAAGAAGTACCTAGAACGATGAAAACAAATGGCACAAATACCATGTAAAAGCTTTGCACGAGCATTTCAAATCAGGCCATGGTTACCccaactcccaattttgacactatgcaaaaagaagattccccatcacatcaaacttgcggtacatgcatggagtactaaatgtagacgaaattaaaaactaattgcacagttttgttgtactttgcgagacgaatcttttgagccaattagtcaatatttgaacaataattcacaaatacaaatgaaacgctacagtgctggcacagtaattttgcatctcccaatttagccaactaaacaagacctcaATTACAATTGTGCACTATCGGGCAGTCATGACCAAGACACTGCACATAGTTTCCAtaagttccacaagtacttcacAGTGCAAATACCGCTTATTCCATACTTGAATTTAATACTAGATTtggttttcttctctttcttcatttacTCATATGCCATATCATCTTTTATCCTAAATGGCAGCTCAGTTAATTCTATATACACCATCCTAGTTATTGGGTTGGGATTGCCGGATAAATATTGATCGTGGCACTGGTCAACTAAACCACGTAAATGCAAGTCAGCAAATACTtccttcgtttcaaattatagatcgttttagcttatTTAGATTCATATATTTGATTATGAtatctatgtctagatgcataataatatctatagatgcataataatatctatgaacctaaaagtccaaaacgaactataatttggaacggaaggagtagttGCAATTGACCATTTTAGTAAATACGAACctatttttttcatatataaaAGGAAAGATGTAACATTATAAGCTCGCGTCAATAATATTATAACCAAGCTAAGATTCGTATTCTCATGATGCTGTGTTTTATATCACTACAAACAGTCGTTGAAGATGCGGTTTAATAGGACTCTAGATTACCATAGCATCAAATGCTTGCCCCTCGACTGCATTTTACGATTCTTAAACTCATACAAGATTTGAGACTTTTGCCTAGAGTTTTAGTAAAGTGGCTGAACTAGTCATTTTATCAACTAGTTTTCTTCTGATCGCTAAATGTTAGTCGGTAATTGCTTGTCCTTGATTTGCGGGAACTCTCGGCAAAGTCGCATGCAAGGTCTAATCACCTTTGGCCATGGGGCTCAAAATAATACCAAAACATACTTGCCCGTCGGCATCTGCAGTAACCTCTCGACAAATGTAGTAATTACAGTTGTTATCGTGTAAGAATCATCTAGACTAGGGCCCGCAAGTATACCAAAGATCATTAATCTAACTATTTCTTAGTTGAGTCTATTTTGCAATAGTGCAGGACTACAGAATTACAAATTGATGGACAGAACTATTTGAATTTAAAAAGCTGTATGTCAAACCTGTAAATTCGATGTACGAGTATGACACAAAAACTACTACTGCTGTACAGGCTTATTCAGGGAAAACTACAAACTATAGATCTAGTTATCAAATATTGCGAAAATTGCATATATTGCAACCTATATGCTCTAGCATTTTCCTTCTTCCCCACGCGGCGTCGCCTCCCTTCTTTGCTTCTGGCACGTCCGCGTCCGTCCCGCTCCACGACGCGTTCCGTCCCCCACCCAGCAACACAACACGCAGAGGGCGCCAATCCCCGCGACCCCCACGCCAATCGGAGCAGGGAGCCGGCGCCGATCGAATCAACCCGCCGGACCCCAATCCCGAACCTCCCCGCCGGGAAACCAAGTACCCATCCAATCCTCCGCGACGCGGGCCGGGGAGGCGAGAGCGCGACCATGTCCGGGGCCGGGGATTACCAGGAGATGGCGGCGTCGGTGCCGCCGTCGCTGAAGGCCATCACGCTGACGCACGTCCGGTACCGCCCGGGCGACCATCTGGGCCTCTTCCTCGCGTGGGTCTCCCTCATCCCGGTCTTCATCAGCCTCGGCGGGTTCGTCTCCCATTTCCTCTTCCGCCGGGAGCTCCAGGGCCTCTGCTTCGCTGCGGGGCTCCTCGTCTCGCAGGCCCTCAACGAGCTCATCAAGCACTCCGTCGCGCAGTCCCGCCCGGCGTACTGCGAGTTCCTCGAGGCCTGCGACTCCCACGGGTGGCCGTCCAGTCACTCGCAgtacatgttcttcttcgccaCCTACCTCTCGCTCCTCTCGCTCCGCCGGTCGACCGCGCGCCGGGTGATCGCCGCCGTGCCGTGGCCGCTCGCCTTCCTCACCATGCTGTCCAGGGTGTACCTAGGGTACCACACCGTCGCGCAGGTGAGAGCCCCTTAATTTCGGATCCGATCTGACTAGATGTGCTTTTCCATCCAATCGTGCATTTCTCTGCTTATTTCCGATGCCACTAATAAATATGCGGTGCCCTGTTTCGCTTCTAAAAAGTTGATAATTGTGCCCTTGCTATGATTTCCCTATGCTAAACAAAAATTCCAAATGTTTATGTATTTCTAGTGAAATTTTATTAGTCTCTTTAATGCCTTTTAGGACTGAAGATCACATCTTATATGCATAATGAGCTTCAGATGTACGTACATCATCAATACTGTGGTTTGCAGTGAACAGAAAAAGTTTGCTAAGATTTACCATGAAAGGAAATTTTGCATGTCTATTTTCCACAGAAGGTAGGACAGAAGCAACTAAGATCAGCGGCGCAACAATTTCAGGTTTTGCCGCAGAAGGTTGCAAAAGATTGGTTAGTGCAGTGGTTTAACATGTGTGAGACCATGGCAGCTTACAACAAAGCCTTTTTGTCCAAAGCCAGTTGGGGTAGGATAGCAGTGAAACCCAACACGAGTCACGAAAGACCACAGTAGTTTCCACAGATATATTATATGTCCTAAGCTTATCAGAAGGGAGAAAACACAAACAGTTTCAATGAAAGATACAGAAAAATTAGCAAGtcaatgcattttttttaccattttgAAGTAAAACTGTGGAATGATCCATAAACATAAACAAGAAGAGCATCCGAACTTTAAATTCGTTGTTTAGTCAATCAAGAACCAGTACCCTGTTTTTTTGGATACTATCATAGTGTCATTCATGTTTGTACCTGAGGGCATGCATTTATCTGAGTAAAAAAAGGTTCTTATATCTTTTTTTCTGTTAAAAGACTATGTGGCATTAGTTTTTGTGGATGTTTAACAATGCTTACATTTGTATGAATCTATTTAGCATTGGGTTTGTCCAGTAAAACAATTGCATGTTTTGTCCATTTGTCTGTAGAAGTTTGGCGCATAGTAGAATTGTTATCCATTATTTAATGCAATCTGGATCACAAGATGCTCCTTTAGATTGGTTACCTGTGTCCTTACTTGACCTGCTTATTTAAATTAAAATggtttgatttatttttttatttaaggCAAAGTATGAATATACTATGTCTTAAAAACTGAGTTTCGATTTGATAAATTCATCAGGTTTTTGCGGGAGCAGTAGTGGGCCTTGTCTTTGGTGCTATCTGGTACTGGATTGTCAACACCATGCTT encodes the following:
- the LOC101768391 gene encoding lipid phosphate phosphatase gamma; the encoded protein is MSGAGDYQEMAASVPPSLKAITLTHVRYRPGDHLGLFLAWVSLIPVFISLGGFVSHFLFRRELQGLCFAAGLLVSQALNELIKHSVAQSRPAYCEFLEACDSHGWPSSHSQYMFFFATYLSLLSLRRSTARRVIAAVPWPLAFLTMLSRVYLGYHTVAQVFAGAVVGLVFGAIWYWIVNTMLVDYFPMIEESAIGRWLYIKDTSHIPDVLKFEYDNARAARKKVATD